The Xylanibacillus composti genome window below encodes:
- the metE gene encoding 5-methyltetrahydropteroyltriglutamate--homocysteine S-methyltransferase — MGETVTIGNLGYPRIGSQREWKKALEAYWAGKLEETDFLQEMARIRLEQLELQKDKGVELIPVNDFTFYDHMLDMAVMFGIVPERFAYKGGQVSLDTYFAMARGSKQAAACEMTKWFNTNYHYIVPEIGGQSPALTENKPLAAYRFAKQHAGIAGKPVIVGLYTFLKLSKGFQQAELGQKVGQFLPVYLQMLKELEQEGVNWVQIDEPVLVTDVSDEDMEQVERIYRAIAQEVPGLHVMLQTYFEGVDRFEQVVQLPVHGIGLDFVHDRETNLQAIARYGFPRDKRLGVGLIDGRSIWRADLDSKLRLVETLAQSVPYEQMILQPSCSLMHVPVSTEPEEKLDPVIRKALAFANEKLDELKLLARAIRNSAEAAGELEASRQHLDRFRSLPQRNRQDVVSRQTEWAKLQDKRSLVFAERFPLQQEKWGLPVLPTTTIGSFPQTPEVRQARLRWRRNEWDQSQYESFLQEQIASCIRLQEELGLDVLVHGEFERTDMVEFFGEKLDGFIFTQNGWVQSYGSRCVKPPVIYGDVAFREPMTVKESVYAQSLTSQPVKGMLTGPITILCWSFVRDDRSREQVANQIALALRQEVEALEAAGIEMIQVDEPALREGFPLKERDRESYLDWATRAFRIATSSVKDTTQIHTHMCYCEFHDILHAILALDADVISIETSRSHGELIAKLEGEGYDHGIGLGVYDIHSPRVPSTAEMMDIIERALQVLDPALFWVNPDCGLKTRGLEETKAALANMVAAAREARRKWLLASG; from the coding sequence ATGGGGGAAACGGTGACAATTGGCAATTTGGGCTACCCGAGGATAGGAAGCCAGCGTGAATGGAAGAAGGCGCTGGAGGCGTATTGGGCAGGCAAGCTGGAGGAAACGGATTTTTTGCAGGAAATGGCGCGCATTCGGCTGGAGCAGCTCGAGCTGCAGAAGGACAAGGGAGTTGAGCTGATTCCCGTCAACGACTTTACCTTCTACGACCACATGCTGGATATGGCAGTCATGTTTGGCATTGTGCCGGAACGATTTGCTTATAAAGGAGGACAGGTGTCTCTTGACACGTACTTCGCCATGGCGCGCGGCAGCAAGCAAGCCGCTGCTTGTGAGATGACGAAGTGGTTCAATACGAACTACCACTACATCGTGCCGGAAATTGGCGGCCAGTCGCCAGCGCTGACCGAGAACAAGCCTCTGGCCGCTTACCGATTCGCAAAGCAGCACGCAGGCATTGCCGGCAAGCCGGTTATTGTAGGGCTGTACACCTTTTTGAAGCTGTCCAAAGGCTTCCAGCAAGCGGAGCTTGGGCAGAAGGTCGGGCAGTTCCTTCCCGTATACTTGCAAATGCTAAAGGAACTGGAGCAGGAAGGCGTGAACTGGGTGCAAATCGATGAGCCCGTGCTTGTTACAGACGTGAGTGACGAGGACATGGAGCAGGTAGAGCGCATTTATCGGGCCATTGCACAAGAGGTGCCGGGATTGCACGTGATGCTGCAAACATACTTTGAGGGCGTGGACCGATTTGAACAGGTGGTGCAGCTTCCCGTTCATGGCATTGGACTTGATTTCGTGCACGACCGTGAGACCAATCTGCAAGCGATCGCCCGATACGGCTTCCCGCGGGACAAGCGGCTTGGCGTAGGGCTCATTGATGGGCGCAGCATATGGCGTGCGGATCTGGACAGCAAGCTTAGGCTGGTGGAAACGCTGGCGCAGTCTGTTCCTTACGAGCAGATGATCCTTCAGCCTTCCTGCAGTCTGATGCACGTGCCTGTATCTACAGAGCCGGAAGAGAAGCTGGACCCGGTGATCCGCAAGGCGCTGGCTTTCGCCAATGAAAAGCTGGATGAGCTGAAGCTGCTGGCCAGAGCGATTCGGAACAGCGCTGAGGCGGCAGGGGAACTTGAGGCTAGCCGCCAGCACCTCGACCGGTTCCGGTCGCTGCCCCAGCGCAACCGTCAGGATGTGGTCAGCCGGCAGACAGAGTGGGCGAAGCTGCAGGACAAGCGCAGTCTGGTCTTCGCGGAGCGTTTTCCCCTGCAGCAGGAGAAGTGGGGCCTGCCGGTTCTGCCGACCACGACGATTGGAAGCTTTCCGCAGACACCGGAGGTGCGGCAGGCGCGGCTGCGTTGGCGGAGAAACGAGTGGGATCAGAGCCAGTACGAGTCATTCTTGCAGGAGCAAATTGCCTCGTGCATTCGGCTTCAGGAGGAGCTCGGTCTGGACGTGCTGGTTCATGGCGAATTTGAGCGGACAGATATGGTGGAGTTTTTCGGAGAGAAGTTGGATGGCTTCATATTCACGCAGAACGGATGGGTACAGTCTTACGGCTCGCGTTGCGTAAAGCCGCCGGTGATCTATGGTGATGTCGCTTTTCGGGAGCCGATGACCGTGAAGGAAAGCGTCTACGCACAATCGCTCACTTCCCAGCCAGTGAAGGGAATGCTGACAGGTCCGATCACCATTTTGTGCTGGTCATTCGTGCGCGATGACAGGAGTCGGGAGCAAGTGGCGAATCAGATTGCGCTGGCGCTGCGCCAGGAGGTAGAGGCGCTCGAAGCGGCGGGCATCGAGATGATTCAGGTGGATGAGCCGGCGCTGCGGGAGGGATTCCCGCTGAAGGAGCGAGATCGCGAGTCGTATCTGGACTGGGCAACCCGGGCATTCCGCATCGCTACCTCTAGCGTCAAGGATACCACGCAAATTCACACGCATATGTGCTACTGCGAATTCCATGATATTTTGCACGCGATCCTCGCACTTGATGCGGATGTCATTTCTATTGAGACGTCCCGCAGTCATGGGGAATTGATTGCGAAGCTGGAAGGGGAAGGCTACGACCACGGCATAGGCCTTGGGGTTTATGACATTCACAGCCCGCGCGTGCCAAGCACAGCAGAAATGATGGATATTATTGAACGGGCGCTGCAAGTGCTGGACCCGGCATTGT
- the nrdF gene encoding class 1b ribonucleoside-diphosphate reductase subunit beta, with product MKAVNWNRPDDDFSLTFWNQNIMQFWTEEEIPLSDDKMAWLSLSEAQQELYIKVLGGLTLLDTVQGGVGMPKILEHVDGLQRKAVLGFMGMMEQIHAKSYSSIFTTLVSNEEIDRVFRWVEENRHLQVKAETIAQYYSAIHTKKDLYLAMAASVLLESYLFYSGFFYPLYLAGQGKMTSSGEIINLILRDESIHGLYVGVLAQEVYAELDEDEQASADETLLGLLRYLHSNEEQYTEELYAAVGLTDEVKAFLRYNANKALSNLGREPMFPDEEINPIVQNGISTHTRQHDFFSTKGNGYVRTIHVEPLKDEDFQFDL from the coding sequence ATGAAAGCAGTGAACTGGAATCGGCCGGACGATGATTTCAGTCTGACCTTCTGGAACCAAAATATTATGCAGTTCTGGACAGAAGAGGAAATACCGCTGTCTGATGACAAGATGGCGTGGCTGTCCTTGAGCGAAGCGCAGCAAGAGCTGTACATCAAGGTGCTTGGCGGTCTGACCTTGCTGGATACCGTGCAGGGCGGCGTCGGCATGCCGAAGATTCTGGAGCATGTGGACGGACTGCAGCGCAAGGCCGTGCTCGGCTTCATGGGCATGATGGAGCAGATTCATGCCAAATCCTACAGCAGCATCTTTACCACCTTGGTATCCAACGAAGAGATTGATCGGGTGTTCCGTTGGGTGGAGGAAAACCGGCATTTGCAAGTGAAAGCAGAGACGATTGCTCAATACTATAGCGCCATCCATACGAAGAAGGATCTCTACTTAGCGATGGCGGCTTCTGTCCTGCTGGAAAGCTACCTGTTCTACAGCGGATTCTTCTATCCGTTGTACTTGGCGGGACAAGGCAAGATGACAAGCAGCGGTGAAATCATCAACCTCATTCTGCGGGACGAGAGCATTCACGGTCTTTATGTCGGGGTGTTGGCCCAGGAGGTGTATGCGGAGCTGGACGAGGACGAGCAAGCCTCTGCGGATGAAACGCTGCTCGGGCTGCTGCGTTACCTGCACAGCAATGAAGAGCAATATACGGAGGAGCTGTATGCGGCTGTCGGCTTGACTGACGAGGTGAAGGCCTTCCTCCGCTATAATGCCAACAAGGCGCTGAGCAATCTTGGGCGGGAGCCGATGTTCCCGGATGAGGAGATCAACCCGATTGTGCAAAACGGCATCAGCACGCATACCCGCCAGCATGACTTTTTTTCCACCAAGGGCAACGGTTACGTGCGAACGATCCATGTGGAGCCATTGAAGGACGAAGATTTTCAATTCGACTTGTAA
- the nrdI gene encoding class Ib ribonucleoside-diphosphate reductase assembly flavoprotein NrdI — MLIAYDSRTGNVRRFIAKLNMPAVQIDDQLSLDEPFVLVTYTTGFGQVPDKVDAFLKRNYRRMRGVSASGNRNWGDRFAASADRIAELYGVPVVSKFELSGTRQDVDQFRQGVSSIAAY; from the coding sequence ATGTTGATTGCTTATGATTCGAGGACTGGCAACGTGCGCCGGTTCATTGCAAAGCTGAATATGCCCGCTGTTCAGATCGATGATCAACTGTCATTGGACGAGCCCTTTGTGCTGGTGACCTATACGACCGGCTTCGGCCAAGTTCCGGACAAGGTCGATGCTTTTTTGAAGCGCAACTATCGTCGCATGCGCGGAGTGTCGGCAAGCGGCAACCGCAATTGGGGTGATCGGTTCGCGGCCAGCGCGGATCGCATTGCAGAGCTGTACGGAGTTCCTGTCGTCAGCAAGTTCGAGCTTTCCGGAACCCGCCAGGATGTGGATCAGTTTAGACAAGGAGTGAGCAGCATTGCGGCATATTGA
- a CDS encoding GntR family transcriptional regulator: protein MSRVANSGYLERKVYNEVKELIINGELKPGDLIIQDQIARRIGVSRTPLRRALAQLERDYLLESTPQGLVVRRISSGLLISVWEVRAALEGLACRLSAQMMDEATLVYLRTLITSAYKKWKEHGELEAYRKADVDFHTRLVQASCNPILHQNFTQTQVFALAFSKGIIRSPEETYPEHLAILDALEERNEEQAEKLMIEHLRKAIPTIRQSGWSDG from the coding sequence GTGTCGCGAGTAGCAAACAGCGGGTATTTGGAACGCAAGGTGTATAACGAGGTGAAGGAACTCATTATCAATGGAGAGCTGAAGCCGGGCGACCTGATTATCCAGGATCAGATTGCCCGCCGGATCGGGGTTAGCCGGACACCGCTGCGCCGGGCGCTGGCTCAATTGGAGAGAGACTATTTGCTCGAGTCAACGCCGCAAGGGCTGGTTGTCCGCCGGATTTCGAGCGGGCTGCTAATCTCCGTGTGGGAAGTGAGAGCGGCGTTGGAGGGCTTGGCGTGCCGACTCTCGGCGCAAATGATGGACGAAGCTACGCTTGTCTATTTGCGGACGCTAATCACATCGGCCTATAAGAAGTGGAAAGAACATGGCGAGCTGGAGGCATACCGCAAGGCCGATGTGGACTTCCATACGCGGTTGGTGCAAGCGAGCTGCAATCCAATTCTGCATCAAAATTTCACGCAGACGCAAGTGTTTGCCTTGGCTTTCAGCAAGGGAATTATTCGTTCTCCCGAGGAAACATATCCGGAGCATCTGGCCATTCTGGACGCACTCGAAGAGCGGAATGAGGAACAGGCAGAGAAGCTGATGATTGAGCACCTCCGCAAAGCCATTCCGACTATCCGACAATCCGGTTGGTCGGATGGATAG
- the nrdE gene encoding class 1b ribonucleoside-diphosphate reductase subunit alpha yields the protein MRHIELNNRIMQRDPNGFFQLDKDREAVEVYMEEVRSKSLSFPNTAAKMKYMIENNYYENVYEYYSPEEVEDIYALAHSYPFQFASYMAASKFYNDYAMRSNDRAYYLEHFPDRVAIVALHLARGNAAIARELVSSMMEQRLQPATPTFLNAGKSRRGEMVSCFLLEMDDSLNSINYVLGTCMQLSKIGGGVAVNLSKLRGRGEPIKEVEGAAKGIMPVLKLMEDAFSYADQMGQRKGSGAAYYNIFGWDVVEFLDSKKINADEKIRLKTLSIGLIVPDKFYKLAEENKPLHVFAPYSIYKAYGIHMDDMDMDEMYDQLLADDRVRKKAVMSARDMLTKIAAVQLESGYPYIMNKSNANKAHALRSLGAIKMSNLCTEIFQLQETSEIGDYGQADVIRRDISCNLASLNIANVMERRKVRESVHEGMLALTAVSDMTEVANAPGVVKANRELHSVGLGAMNLHGYLAKNKIAYDSEEAKDFARTFFMMMNFYSLEKSMDIARERGVTFAGFEQSDYANGTYFARYEQNDYRPATDKVKRLFEGIAVPGPEDWQRLKEEVARYGLYHAYRLAIAPTQSISYVQNATSSVMPIVQPIETRTYANSTTYYPMPYLSADNFFYYKSAYQMDPFKMLDLIAEIQAHIDQGVSTILHVNSDISTRQLARYYIYAAKKGLKSLYYTRTNHLSVEECVSCSV from the coding sequence TTGCGGCATATTGAACTGAACAATCGAATCATGCAGCGTGATCCAAATGGATTTTTCCAGCTGGACAAAGACCGCGAGGCCGTAGAAGTGTACATGGAAGAGGTGCGCAGCAAGAGCCTTTCGTTCCCGAACACGGCGGCCAAGATGAAATATATGATCGAGAACAATTACTATGAAAATGTCTATGAATACTATTCGCCGGAGGAAGTCGAGGACATCTACGCTTTGGCGCACAGCTATCCGTTCCAGTTTGCCTCCTATATGGCGGCCTCCAAGTTTTATAACGATTACGCGATGAGAAGCAACGACCGCGCCTACTACCTGGAGCACTTTCCGGACAGGGTTGCGATCGTTGCCCTCCATCTAGCCCGCGGGAATGCAGCCATTGCCCGGGAGCTCGTCTCCTCCATGATGGAACAGCGGCTGCAGCCGGCTACGCCGACTTTCCTGAATGCCGGCAAAAGCCGACGCGGCGAGATGGTGTCCTGCTTCTTATTGGAGATGGACGATTCGCTGAACTCGATCAACTATGTGCTGGGCACATGCATGCAGCTTTCCAAGATCGGCGGCGGGGTAGCCGTCAATCTGTCGAAGCTGCGCGGGCGCGGCGAGCCGATCAAGGAAGTTGAGGGCGCGGCGAAAGGCATCATGCCGGTGCTGAAGCTGATGGAGGATGCTTTCTCCTATGCGGATCAGATGGGGCAGCGCAAAGGCTCGGGTGCGGCCTACTATAACATTTTCGGCTGGGACGTCGTGGAATTCCTGGACAGCAAGAAGATTAATGCGGATGAGAAGATTCGCCTGAAGACGCTGTCGATCGGGCTGATCGTGCCGGACAAATTTTATAAGCTTGCGGAAGAGAACAAACCGCTTCATGTATTTGCGCCTTATTCCATTTACAAAGCTTATGGCATACATATGGACGATATGGATATGGACGAGATGTACGATCAGCTGCTGGCGGATGACCGGGTGCGCAAGAAGGCTGTCATGAGCGCGCGCGACATGCTTACCAAAATCGCCGCCGTCCAGCTGGAATCCGGTTACCCCTACATCATGAACAAGAGCAATGCGAATAAGGCTCATGCCCTGCGCAGCTTGGGCGCCATCAAGATGTCGAACCTGTGCACGGAAATTTTCCAGCTGCAGGAGACGTCCGAGATCGGCGATTACGGACAAGCGGATGTAATCCGTCGGGACATCAGCTGCAATCTGGCGTCCCTCAACATTGCCAATGTCATGGAGCGTCGCAAGGTGAGAGAGTCGGTGCATGAAGGCATGCTCGCCTTGACAGCGGTCAGCGACATGACAGAGGTCGCCAACGCGCCGGGCGTCGTCAAGGCCAATCGGGAGCTGCACTCTGTCGGGCTCGGCGCGATGAATCTGCATGGGTATTTGGCGAAGAACAAGATTGCTTATGACAGCGAAGAAGCGAAGGACTTCGCTCGCACCTTTTTTATGATGATGAACTTTTACTCGCTGGAAAAAAGCATGGACATTGCCCGTGAGCGCGGTGTGACTTTTGCAGGCTTCGAGCAGTCGGATTATGCGAATGGCACATACTTCGCCCGCTATGAGCAGAACGATTACCGTCCGGCGACAGACAAGGTCAAGCGCCTGTTCGAGGGCATCGCTGTTCCCGGGCCGGAAGATTGGCAACGGTTGAAGGAGGAGGTTGCCCGGTATGGCCTGTATCATGCATACCGGCTGGCCATCGCGCCGACACAGAGCATCTCCTATGTGCAGAACGCCACATCCAGCGTCATGCCGATCGTGCAGCCGATTGAAACGCGGACCTATGCGAACTCGACAACGTATTACCCGATGCCGTATTTGAGCGCGGACAACTTTTTCTACTACAAATCGGCGTACCAGATGGACCCGTTCAAGATGCTCGATTTGATTGCAGAAATTCAGGCGCATATCGATCAAGGCGTGTCCACCATCCTGCATGTCAACAGCGATATTTCGACCCGGCAGTTGGCCCGCTATTATATTTACGCCGCGAAAAAAGGCTTGAAGTCACTTTATTACACGCGGACGAACCATCTGTCCGTCGAGGAATGCGTCAGCTGTTCCGTCTAG